A region from the Halomonas piscis genome encodes:
- a CDS encoding DNA translocase FtsK — translation MVVRLQGAAREGVVVVLLALCVFLLLALLSYQPGDPGWSYRGPESDVANWMGTIGAWLADVLYSLLGASALWWPGMCGFAAWWLIRSRQVRFTLDPVALAVHLGGLVLLVLGTTMLGALHFYHPQSVLPYGSGGIIGEGLVGALVPLLGSAGTGLMAAALMAGGFPLFSGVSWLRVADEAGHRAYGLGGWLKARTASLREKRRNRAGAAAAAAPAARTPSPARQAAEPARRESAPSARTAPSAEPARPSRREPSLTATEPAAEQAEATEIPWDAAAYFTGRAAGRAPEPEAPESEEPESKAAELSTDKLADQPGWDQPAPERSEAEAGTRREPILGPRAAPEASLDTEPAEPEPDTEPEPEPEPEPEPEPEPEAETETERDSEAEPESAPEAEVEPSFTRYSAPDPDPDPDPEPEPRPAPPRSPEVVPEPVWEEDDEVPESPQAPAAPVSPAPAPEAEPARRETEMADPPAAADDEAPALWTVEHLQSQRPELDDMPEPEGELPSYRLLTQPEPHQPNYTDQELAEMAELLEVRLREYGVKAEVVETWPGPVITRFEIKPAAGVKVSKISNLSKDLARSLMVKSVRVVEVIPGRPTVGIEIPNPRRAMIRLREVIDSDVYQDKESPLTVALGQDIGGGPVVANLGKMPHLLVAGTTGSGKSVGVNAMLISMLLKARPDELKMIMVDPKMLELSVYDGIPHLLAPVVTDMKEAANALRWCVAEMERRYKLMAAMGVRNIAGFNARLDEAERAGAQVADPLWEPQPWEMHQTPPVLEKLPYIVVVIDEFADMFMIVGKKVEELIARLAQKARAAGIHLILATQRPSVDVVTGLIKANIPSRMAFQVSSRIDSRTILDQGGAESLLGHGDMLYLPAGSGPPNRVHGAFVDDDEVHRVVEDLRRRGEPEYIEEILSGGVSADALAGLEAEGAEGEDAEKDALYDEVVQFVTETQRASISSVQRRFKIGYNRAARLVDAMESAGVVSPMGSNGAREVLAPPPVRD, via the coding sequence ATGGTGGTGCGTCTTCAGGGAGCCGCTCGCGAGGGCGTTGTGGTGGTACTGCTGGCGCTGTGTGTCTTCTTGCTGCTGGCGCTTTTGAGCTATCAGCCGGGAGATCCGGGGTGGTCCTATCGCGGGCCGGAAAGCGACGTGGCCAACTGGATGGGCACGATCGGTGCCTGGCTTGCCGACGTGCTGTATTCGCTGCTCGGCGCCAGCGCCCTGTGGTGGCCGGGCATGTGTGGCTTTGCCGCCTGGTGGCTGATACGTTCCCGCCAGGTGCGCTTTACCCTGGACCCGGTGGCGCTGGCGGTGCACCTTGGCGGGCTCGTACTGTTGGTGCTGGGCACCACCATGCTGGGAGCGCTGCATTTCTATCATCCGCAAAGCGTGCTGCCCTACGGCTCCGGCGGCATTATCGGCGAGGGCCTGGTAGGCGCGCTGGTACCGCTGCTGGGCAGTGCCGGTACGGGGCTGATGGCCGCGGCGCTGATGGCCGGCGGCTTCCCGCTGTTCAGCGGCGTGTCCTGGCTGCGGGTAGCGGACGAGGCGGGCCATCGTGCCTACGGCCTGGGCGGCTGGCTCAAGGCGCGCACGGCGAGCCTGCGTGAAAAACGGCGTAACAGAGCCGGTGCTGCCGCCGCCGCCGCGCCGGCTGCGCGGACGCCGTCGCCGGCGCGGCAGGCAGCCGAGCCGGCAAGGCGCGAGTCGGCGCCGAGCGCGCGTACCGCCCCGTCGGCCGAGCCGGCGCGCCCCTCCCGGCGCGAGCCGAGCCTGACCGCGACCGAACCGGCCGCCGAGCAGGCCGAGGCCACCGAAATCCCCTGGGACGCCGCGGCGTACTTTACCGGCAGGGCCGCCGGCCGTGCCCCTGAGCCGGAAGCGCCTGAGTCGGAAGAGCCTGAATCAAAAGCCGCTGAGCTGTCGACGGACAAGCTGGCGGATCAGCCCGGGTGGGATCAGCCGGCCCCGGAGCGCAGCGAAGCCGAAGCCGGCACGCGCCGGGAGCCGATTCTTGGCCCACGAGCGGCGCCGGAGGCGTCGCTTGATACAGAGCCTGCAGAGCCCGAACCTGATACGGAGCCGGAGCCGGAGCCGGAGCCGGAGCCGGAGCCGGAGCCGGAGCCGGAGGCAGAGACAGAGACAGAGCGCGACTCAGAGGCGGAGCCCGAATCAGCCCCCGAGGCGGAGGTGGAGCCGTCGTTTACCCGCTATTCTGCACCCGACCCCGACCCCGACCCCGACCCCGAACCCGAACCCAGGCCGGCGCCGCCGCGCAGCCCCGAAGTGGTGCCCGAGCCCGTCTGGGAAGAGGATGATGAGGTGCCCGAGTCGCCGCAGGCCCCCGCCGCCCCGGTATCACCCGCCCCTGCGCCCGAGGCCGAGCCGGCGCGCCGGGAAACGGAGATGGCTGACCCCCCTGCGGCAGCGGACGACGAGGCGCCGGCGCTATGGACGGTGGAACACCTGCAAAGCCAGCGCCCCGAGCTTGACGACATGCCCGAGCCCGAAGGCGAGCTGCCGAGCTATCGGCTGCTGACCCAGCCCGAACCGCACCAACCCAACTATACCGATCAGGAGCTTGCCGAGATGGCCGAGCTTCTCGAGGTGCGCCTGCGCGAGTACGGCGTCAAGGCCGAGGTAGTGGAAACCTGGCCGGGGCCGGTGATTACGCGTTTTGAAATCAAGCCCGCGGCCGGGGTCAAGGTGTCCAAGATCAGCAACCTGTCCAAGGATCTGGCGCGTTCGCTGATGGTCAAGAGCGTGCGCGTGGTCGAGGTGATTCCTGGCCGCCCGACGGTGGGCATCGAGATTCCCAACCCCCGTCGGGCGATGATCCGCCTGCGCGAGGTGATCGATTCCGACGTCTATCAGGACAAGGAATCGCCGCTGACTGTCGCGCTGGGTCAGGACATCGGCGGCGGGCCGGTGGTGGCCAATCTGGGCAAGATGCCCCATCTGCTGGTGGCCGGCACCACCGGCTCGGGCAAGTCGGTGGGGGTCAACGCCATGCTGATTTCCATGCTGCTCAAGGCCAGGCCCGACGAGCTCAAGATGATCATGGTCGACCCCAAGATGCTGGAGCTGTCGGTGTACGACGGCATACCGCACCTGCTGGCGCCGGTGGTGACCGACATGAAAGAGGCGGCCAACGCCCTGCGCTGGTGCGTGGCGGAAATGGAGCGCCGCTACAAGCTGATGGCCGCCATGGGCGTGCGCAATATCGCCGGCTTCAACGCCCGGCTGGACGAGGCCGAGCGCGCCGGCGCCCAGGTGGCCGACCCGCTGTGGGAGCCCCAGCCCTGGGAAATGCACCAGACCCCGCCGGTGCTGGAAAAGCTGCCCTACATCGTGGTGGTGATCGACGAGTTTGCCGACATGTTCATGATCGTGGGCAAAAAAGTCGAAGAACTCATCGCTCGGCTGGCGCAGAAGGCCCGGGCCGCAGGGATCCATCTGATTCTCGCCACCCAGCGGCCGTCGGTTGACGTGGTGACGGGTCTGATCAAGGCCAACATTCCCTCGCGGATGGCGTTTCAGGTGTCGTCAAGGATCGACTCGCGCACGATTCTCGACCAGGGCGGCGCGGAAAGCCTGCTGGGCCACGGCGACATGCTCTATTTGCCCGCCGGCTCCGGCCCGCCCAACCGGGTGCACGGCGCCTTCGTCGACGACGACGAGGTCCACCGGGTGGTGGAAGATCTGCGCCGTCGGGGCGAGCCCGAGTACATCGAGGAAATCCTCTCCGGCGGGGTATCCGCCGACGCGCTGGCCGGCCTCGAGGCCGAGGGGGCCGAGGGCGAAGACGCCGAGAAGGACGCGCTCTACGACGAGGTGGTGCAGTTTGTCACCGAGACCCAGCGCGCTTCCATTTCCTCGGTGCAGCGCCGCTTCAAGATCGGCTATAACCGCGCCGCCCGGCTGGTGGACGCCATGGAAAGCGCCGGCGTGGTCAGCCCCATGGGCAGCAACGGCGCCCGGGAAGTGCTGGCGCCGCCGCCGGTCAGGGACTGA
- the aat gene encoding leucyl/phenylalanyl-tRNA--protein transferase, whose protein sequence is MLPWLSSSKPAFPPPHTALAHPNGLLAAGGSLTPAWLVSAYRHGIFPWFTDGDPILWWSPDPRMVLFPEAFKQRRSLSKRLRHGGFHVTLNGDFAGVIRACAAPRGDEAGSWITAEMHAAYCRLHRLGVAHSLEVYQHGVLAGGLYGVALGPVFFGESMFSHRPDGSKVALAYLTAAMRACGGKLIDCQMHTPHLASLGAVNVARSRFLAYLDTWLPELTPATPASSTPPPRVPRPSWLDALAAPDNRRLVL, encoded by the coding sequence ATGCTACCCTGGCTATCCTCGTCCAAACCCGCCTTTCCACCCCCCCATACGGCGCTGGCTCACCCCAACGGCCTGCTGGCCGCAGGCGGCTCGCTGACCCCGGCGTGGCTGGTCAGCGCTTATCGCCACGGCATCTTCCCGTGGTTCACCGACGGCGATCCGATCCTGTGGTGGAGCCCCGACCCGCGCATGGTGCTGTTTCCCGAGGCGTTCAAGCAGCGGCGCAGCCTGAGCAAGCGGCTGCGCCACGGCGGCTTTCACGTCACGCTGAACGGCGATTTCGCCGGCGTAATACGCGCCTGCGCGGCGCCTCGGGGCGACGAGGCCGGCAGCTGGATCACCGCGGAAATGCACGCCGCCTACTGCCGACTGCACCGGCTGGGCGTTGCCCACAGCCTGGAAGTCTACCAGCACGGCGTGCTGGCCGGGGGGCTGTACGGCGTCGCCCTGGGGCCGGTGTTTTTCGGCGAGTCGATGTTCTCGCACCGGCCCGACGGCTCCAAGGTGGCGCTTGCCTACCTGACCGCCGCCATGCGCGCTTGTGGCGGCAAGCTCATCGACTGCCAGATGCACACGCCGCACCTGGCAAGCCTCGGCGCGGTCAACGTGGCTCGGTCGAGGTTTCTTGCCTATCTTGATACCTGGCTGCCCGAGCTTACCCCCGCCACGCCCGCCAGCTCGACGCCACCGCCGCGCGTGCCTCGTCCTTCCTGGCTCGACGCCCTGGCGGCTCCCGACAATCGGCGGCTGGTCCTTTAG
- the infA gene encoding translation initiation factor IF-1 has product MAREDHIEMEGVIVDTLPNTMFRVELENGHVVTAHISGKMRKNYIRILTGDKVKVELTPYDLSKGRIVYRSR; this is encoded by the coding sequence ATGGCACGTGAAGATCATATTGAAATGGAAGGCGTGATCGTCGACACCCTTCCCAACACCATGTTCCGCGTCGAGCTGGAAAACGGCCACGTGGTGACCGCCCATATTTCGGGCAAAATGCGCAAGAACTACATTCGCATCCTGACCGGCGACAAGGTCAAGGTCGAGCTGACCCCGTACGACCTTTCCAAGGGCCGCATCGTCTACCGCTCGCGCTAG